Genomic window (Sulfurimonas sp.):
TTTCTATCTTCATTTTTTAAAAATGTCGCTTCATCTATATACCTACTTAAAAATACTAAAGAGTTTTTTATACCTGCATTTAACATAATATATTCTTCTATATTTTGTAGGTTAAGGCTTATTTCTTTTTGAAGTAATTGTAGATCTCTTTTAGTTTGAATATATGTAGTATCTTTTAATATTTCAGAATCAATGAGGTTTTCATAGTTTTGTTCAACTCTTCTTATGGTAGCTGCCATTTCGTCTTGATTATGGTAAGCATATATTGAACTTTTCAGTATTTGGTGCTCTAGGTCAATATGGGCATTTTCTAATACACTTACAGATAGAATAAATTCTCTGTGTTGTTTGGTGAAGTTTTTTTGAATAATATAAAAATAAATAATAGCAATAGAGGAAATAATTCCAAGTCCTAGTACTAGGAACATTACTTGTTTTAGTCTCATTTTTTTTCCAGTATTTTAGGTAGTTCACCATCAAGTGTTTTTAAAAAAGAAATGATTTTTTTAACTTCTTTATCATCAAGTTTAATTCCTAAGTTATGTTTAGTCATTGCACTCAAAGCTTCTTTTAGTGTTTTAGCACTGCCATCATGAAAGTAAGGAGCTGTTTTATTTATGTTTCTAAGTGTAGGAACTTTAAAAACATTTTTATGATTTGGATTATATGTGATTTTACTTCTGTCAGGATAGTCATTTTTTGTTTTATACTCTAAAAATGTTCCCATTTTTTGAAATGCATTACCACCAATATTAATTCCATTATGACAAGTAATACAGCCGTTTTTTTTAAAAAGAATATAACCCTCTTTTTCATCTTTACTCAGTTTAGTTTCGCCTCTTAAAAATTTGTCAAATTTAGAGTTTGGTGTAGTAAGAGCATTTTCAAATTCTACTATTGCATCTAGGACTTGTTTGTAAGAAATCACTGAAGTTCCATAAACCTTTTTAAAAAGTTTTTTGTATTGTGATGAATCATTTAGTCTATCTTCAACAATTTTTGGATTCATGTTATGTTCAACTGGATTGTTTATTGGACCATTAGCTTGTTGTGTTAGGTTTTCTGCTCGACCATTCCAAAATTGTTTAAAATTGTATCTAGCGTTTAATACTGTAGGGGACTGGACATTGCCTCTTTTGTTCGCGAAACCACTAGAAACTATGTTAGAGTCAGCTCCACCATTAAAAATATCATGACAACTAAGACAGGAAGTTGAATTATCTTTAGAAAGAGTAGTATCAGAAAACAGTTTTTGACCAAGTTTAGCTTTTTTTAAATCTACTCTTATATCTATAGGAATCGGTGATATAGGTTCAGTGGCAAAAAGAACAATAGTAAAAAAAAGTAATAATATTGTCTTCATAGTAATTCATTTTATCTAAAGAATATTTAATAGGAACTTTTTTTATAAAAAAGTGAAAGACCTTTTTTTGCTTTAAAATCTAAATCATACGAAATGTATGAAAGATAGTTAAGTATATCTTCTTTTAAAACACCTGTTCTTATAGATGCTGAATTTAAAAGATATTGTGGAATTTTTATTTTTTGTTTTAAAAACTGTATTTCAATATTTTTATATAGTCGTTTATCTTTGTGATAGCAAAGTAGAGCAAAAACAAATGGTAGTTTGTATCTAGAGTTCCACTGAGATGCTAAGTCTATATAAGGTTTTTTATCGAGGTAATGCTTAAGAGCTTTATCACCTATTAGAACTTTGCCTTTAATATCTAAAATTTTTGCCAGTACATTAGAACTAGCAGACTCTATATCGGCTTCATTTTTTACATTTGGGATGACTAAAACGCTAAGAACTTCTTTTTTTGCGATTATTCCAAGGTTTACATGTCTATATTTTTTTGCACTAATACTAGATATAAAAGCGGCATCTACTCTGCGAGATAAAAATTCTTTATTAATTTTTGCAGGTACACCACGCTTATAGTTCATACTCATGCTTTGTTGTGAACTCTTTGTAAAGCGTTTCATAAAAACATGAAAGGGTAAAAGATTTAAATATTCTATTTTTCCAAAAACCATGCGAAATTATACACCCCTTAGCTTATTTTGATATAATCGCTTAAAATAAAGTTACAGAAATTAAACAGGAGTCTTTCTTGGTAAGAGTTGAATTTTTAGGACCTATACAAAAAGAAGCATTAGAATTGGATATCTCAAACTTAAATGAGTTAGCGGATTTACTTAAAGATGATGAGCAGATGAAAGAGTGGCTAGAAACTTCAGCAGTTGCAGTAAACGACACACTTGTAAGTACAAGAGATTTTGTTTTAAAAGATGGAGATAAAGTAGCATTACTTCCTCCAGTTTGCGGTGGTTGATGAATGCTATATCTTTATGATGGTTCTTTAGATGTACCAACAATTTTAAAAGATTGGTATGAGCAAGAAGTAACAAGTAATTATGGGGCTTATATACCTTTTGTTGGGACTGTTAGAAGTGAAAATGAAATAGATGGACTTAGTTTTGATATATATGAGCCTATTTTAAAAAAGTGGTTTAATTCTTGGCAGGAAAAAGCAAAAGTAAAAGGTGCGATTATAAAAATGGCTCACTCTCGTGGAGATGTTATGCTTCACGAATCATCTTATATAGCAGCAGTTTTTTCTCCAAAAAGAAGAGTTGCCTTAGAGTTTATAGATGAATTTGTAGAAGACTTTAAAGCATCTGCACCTATTTGGAAATATGATTTAAAAGATGGGCAACGCATCTATGCAAAAGATAGATCAACAGCTATAAAAGGGAGTGGCATTTTAAAATGAAATTATTATCGTATGAAACAAGTCAAACAATGTTAGATTTATTAGATGTTGGAAGTTTAAGAACTGAAAACTTACCATTAAGTTCTTCACTTGGGCGTATTTTAGCTGAGGATATAGTAGCAGAGTTTAATGACCCTCAATTTCCAACAGCATCTATGGATGGATATGCACTAAAGCATGAAGATTTAGATGAAGATAGCATCTTGATTCTTGGAGATAATCCAGCAGGACATAATGAAACAAGAATAGTAAATAGTGGAGAATGTATTAAAACATTTACAGGTTCAAAGATGCCAGAGGGAGCAGACACGCTTATACAGATAGAAAATGTAAGTGTAAATGATGGAAAGATTATTATAGATGAGAAAGTTTCTTTTGGTTCTTCTGTTCGTCCGATTGGTGAGGCGTATAAAGCGGGAGATATCCTTATACAAAAAGGTACTAAAGTAGGTTTTGCAGAGATAGGAGTTATGGCAGGTTTAAACTGTGTAATGGTAAAAGTTGCACTAAAACCTAGAGTAGCAGTTATCTCAACAGGTAGTGAAATCTTAGACCTTGGAGAACAAAGTGATAATCCAGCACAAATAAGAAGCTCAAATAACTATACTCTTTGTGCCTTATTTGAACAAGCAGGAGCACAGACAATTCAGCTTGGAGTCGCACCTGATGACAAAGAGTCAATAATGCAAACATTTGAGAATGCTCTTAGCTCGGCTGATATTCTCATAAGCACGGGTGGAGTAAGTGTAGGAGATTATGATTTTGTAAAAGATATTATTCCTCGTCTTGGTGCAGAGATAGTTTACAAAGGTGTAGCAATAAAACCAGGTAAACACATTATAGTGGCACAGAGAAATGGAAAGTTTATTTTAGCTCTTCCTGGATTTGCATACTCTTCAACAGTTACATCTATACTTTATGGACTTCCCCTTGTTTCAAAAATGCTTGGAACTAAAGAAGCATATAAAAAGATAGAAGCAAAACTGAGTGAAGATTTTACAAAACGAAGTCGTTTGAGTGAGTTTACAGCTTGTAATGTTGAACTAATAGATGGAGAGTACTTTGTGAATTTTAAAGATAAAAAAATTGGAAGTTCTGCAATTCTTACAAATCTTCTAAACTCTAGTGCATTAATGATAACAAGTGAAGATGATGGTGACCTTGAAAAAGGAACTTTTGTAAGTGTGATTTTATTGGATGCTTTTTAGATGAAAGCTTATTCTATAAACCCTAAAAATAAAGAAATTAACGAGCTAGACATAGATATACAAGCAAATACTGTTTATAGCTTTTTTAACTCTATTTCTATTGATGATTTCTCTATCATTGATAAGCATACTATTTATAGTGATTCAGATGCAGTTTCTAATGCCAAAGAGATTTTTTTCTTGGGGGAACAGCTGATAGTTGGGGATGCTCTTGTTCTTGGTCAGGAGGATTCTTTTGATAGTGAAATAACGATACCAAGAAATGAATTAGAAACACTTATAAACTATGAAGTACCATCTTTTTACATAGATGCTTTAAAACTTTTAAAAGATAGTAATATAAATTTATATAAAATCTTTGAAGTAACGAAGGAAAAAGAAGATATAAAACTAAACAGCGAATGGGTTTTATATGTATTTAATATAGCAGACCAAAGAACAAAAGATTACTTTTTAGAGGAGCTTAAAAAAGCTATAGATGCTAAAGTAGAGATGAGTGAACATATGCAAAAAATGGCGATTATGGCTCTTAATGCAGGGGCTGTTGCTTAAAAAAGAGTTGCTTCAAGTGCTTTAAGCTTGTAACTTCTTCTATGAATCTCGCAATAACCATGTTTTTTTATCATCTCTATGTGTAATTTAGTTCCATACCCTTTGTGTTTTTCAAAATGATACTCAGGATATTTTAAAGCTTCTTTTAAAATATCTCTATCATGTGTAACTTTTGCAAGTATAGATGCTGCACTAACCTCTGCAATTTCCCCATCTGCTTTTACCATTGTGGATAAGCCCTCAACTCCAAAAGTTGTGTTTCCATCAAAGAGATACTCTTCGCATTTTAAATTTTTCATAATCTCTCTAAGTCCAGATGCTAAACATTTTGAGATGCCATCAGCATCTATGCTTTGAGCAGAAAACTTTACTATATGGTAGCTAGATGCTTTGATGATTAACTCAAAAAGAGATTCTCTTTTTTTTTCAGTCAATTTTTTAGAATCATTCAATCCATCTACGGGAGAGTTTAAGATACAACCAGCGATAACTAAATCCCCAGCAATAGGTCCACGACCAGCTTCATCGATGCCACATAGCATTTAATCTCCTAATACCCAGATATCAAATGGTAGCATCTCAACCTTTGAAAAAGGGTGATTAACACTTCCTTCTCTATTCATTGTTACAGCAGTTACTTTTTTTATACCGTAAGAAAATATAAAAGCTTCTATTGCCTCCATTTTTTTAAAAAGAGTTCTCTCATCCGCAAATGGCATTCCTAAGATAATTTCATCATTAGAAGGAAGATAAAAGTCTATTCCATCTTCATAAAAGGATTCAACCCCTGACTTTAGTAATTCTAAATAAATCATATTTTCAAAGAGTCTTCCAAAGTGTTTATCAAGACTAAGTGCAGATTTTAAAGAGATGTCACAAAGGTATACTTTTTTTGTAGCTTTTGGATGGTTCGCTTTTTCTAAAAGATGGATATAGTTTTTTTTATGCAGAGTATCAAAAGATTTATATAGTTTATCTTTTGATATTTTTCTAATATGTTTGAGTCTTTCATATATGGTAAATGCAGAAACCTTTTGAGACATCATCTTCGCACAAAAACACAGTATGTCAAACTCCATCTCTTGGAGAGAATACTTTAGAGTTTTTTGTAGATAGATATTTCTCTCATCTGAGTATATTTTATGCATAATTGGGAAACCACCAAGTTGAAAGAAATGATTTAGTGCACTAGAATCGTATTTATGCTCATAGGCTAAGAATTCTTCATAGTCTAATGGAAAGAGTTGCAGAGTCTTTAACATATCAAATTTATAGTGAATTTCTGAAGTAATTATTAGTTGAGAGACATTAACAAATTTTATAGATGGAATATAGTTATCTAAAACAAGAACATCAATTCTGTTTTTGTTACAAAAAGAAGTCAAGGAACTATTTAACTTATCTGTTTGTATCCTAATATCACTGCAATCTATGTATAGATAAGAGTTCTTTTTGAGGGAGAGAAGATAATTTTTAACTAATATACTTTTGCCACTCTTCGTAATTCCATTTATTTGGTAAGACTTTTCTCCAATAAATATTTTTCTATCATGAAATTTTTCTAAATTTATATCAGTTTTGTAAAACTCTTCGAGTAATATTTCCATTTTATTATTATATCGTACCGATAGCTAAATGAACTTTATTGTGAACAATTTAATTTAAATAAATCTTAATTAAGCAACTAAACAGATAAATAAAGGTAGATTATATAAAGGCACTACTATGAAATTCAACTCAGATTATAAATCTAGATTTCGTATATTAAAAGGCGGTAAAATAGCTCTTGTCATTTCAGTGATGATAGGAGGCGCTACTATAAGTATGGCATCTCCTAGTGGAGGAGTAGTAACTACAGGATCTGCTACCATATCACAAGTTGGTAATACCACCAATATAAATCAAAGCACCTCCAAAGCCACCATAAACTGGAATACTTTCAATGTAGCACATAATGAGACTGTAAACTTTAATCAACCTAGTATAAACTCTATAACCCTAAATAGAGTAATAGGTAATGAAAGAAGTATAATAAATGGTGCACTTAATGCAAATGGACAAGTATGGATACTAAACTCAAATGGAGTTCTATTTGGAAATACTGCTAAAATAAATACCTCAGGACTCTTAGTAACTACAAAGAACTTAAGTGATACAGATTTTAATACTAATAACTATAGTTTTAAAGGAGATAGCACAAATAGTGTTATTAACCTAGGTACTATAGACATATCAAACAAAGGTTATGCAAGTTTAATAGCAAAGAGTGTAAAAAATGAAGGAACCATAACAGCTACAAAAGGAACTATTCACTTAGTAGGAGCCAATGAAGTAAGTATAAACCTAAATGGTAACTCTATGCTTAACCTAACAATAGATAAAGGTGTACTAGATGCAATAGTTCAAAACTCTGGTTCACTCTATGCCAACGCAGGAGAAGTGTATCTTACAACAAACGCAGTAAATGACTTGCTAAAAGGTGTAGTAAATAATACAGGAATTATAGAAGCACAAAGTTTGGGTGATTTAAAAGGAAAAATAGAACTCTTTGCTCATGGTGGAGAAGTACAAGTAGGTGGTACACTAAAAGCAAAAGATGGATTTATAGAAACATCAGGTAAAGATTTTACTATAGCTGAAAATACAATCATACAAACAGGACTTTGGTTAATAGATCCAACTAATATAACTATAAATGCAGCACTAGCCTCTACTCTTCAAACACAACTAGCAAGTGGTGATGCTTTAGTTACTACTTCAAGTGGAAATGCTGATGCTGGAGATATAAATGTAAACTCTTCTATTGCTTGGAGTACAAATACTCTAACTTTAAGAGCTGATAATGATATCAATATCAATGCAACACTTAATGCAAGTTCTACAGCAGGACTAGCACTTGAATATGCACAAACTACGCCAACAGGAACATATAATATTTCTGCTTCTGTAAATCTAGCTTCAACAGGAAGTTTTTCAACGAAACATGCAGGAGATGCTGTAAAGAATTATACGATTATTAATTCTTTAGGTGTAGCTGGTTCTACTACTAGAACTGACTTACAAGGTATAAATGGAAATTTATCAGGTAACTATGTCTTAGGTTCAAATATAGATGCAAGTACTACTTCTACTTGGAATGCAGGAAAAGGATGGAATCCTTTGGGAAATTTCGGTACAAGATTTACTGGAACATTTGATGGTTTAGGACATAGTATCTCAAATCTTTATATCAATAGAGCAAGTACACATTATATTGGTTTATTTGGATATGCTGATACAGGAGCAACAGTAACAAACATAGGCTTAGTAGATGTTGATATTACAGGTCGAGACTGGGTAGGAGGATTAGTTGGTGAGAATGATGGAACTCTATCTAGGTCATACTCTACAGGAATTGTTAGTGGAGCTTTTTATACAGGAGGATTAGTTGGTGAGAATGATGGAACTCTATCTAGGTCATACTCTACAGGAAGTGTTAGTGGAAATTTTTTTGTAGGAGGATTAGTCGGTACAAATAGTGGAACTCTATCTAGGTCATACTCTACAGGAAGTGTTAGTGGAACTGATTCTACAGGAGGATTAGTTGGTGCAAATCATGGAACTATATCTAAGTCATACTCTACAGGAAGTGTTAGTGGAACTGTTTCTGTAGGAGGATTAGTTGGTATGAATAGAGGAACTATATCTAAGTCATACTCTACAGGAAGGGTTAGTGGAACTGAATATGATTATACAGGAGGATTAGTTGGTGAAAAGATGGGTGGAACTACTACAAACTCATACTGGGACACACAAACCTCAGGACAAGCAACTTCAGCAGGTGGAACTGGAAAAACAACAGTTCAAATGAAAGATCCAAATACTTATGTAGGTTGGGACAAGACTATCTGGGATC
Coding sequences:
- a CDS encoding cytochrome-c peroxidase, which produces MKTILLLFFTIVLFATEPISPIPIDIRVDLKKAKLGQKLFSDTTLSKDNSTSCLSCHDIFNGGADSNIVSSGFANKRGNVQSPTVLNARYNFKQFWNGRAENLTQQANGPINNPVEHNMNPKIVEDRLNDSSQYKKLFKKVYGTSVISYKQVLDAIVEFENALTTPNSKFDKFLRGETKLSKDEKEGYILFKKNGCITCHNGINIGGNAFQKMGTFLEYKTKNDYPDRSKITYNPNHKNVFKVPTLRNINKTAPYFHDGSAKTLKEALSAMTKHNLGIKLDDKEVKKIISFLKTLDGELPKILEKK
- a CDS encoding MqnA/MqnD/SBP family protein, with translation MVFGKIEYLNLLPFHVFMKRFTKSSQQSMSMNYKRGVPAKINKEFLSRRVDAAFISSISAKKYRHVNLGIIAKKEVLSVLVIPNVKNEADIESASSNVLAKILDIKGKVLIGDKALKHYLDKKPYIDLASQWNSRYKLPFVFALLCYHKDKRLYKNIEIQFLKQKIKIPQYLLNSASIRTGVLKEDILNYLSYISYDLDFKAKKGLSLFYKKSSY
- a CDS encoding MoaD/ThiS family protein, translating into MVRVEFLGPIQKEALELDISNLNELADLLKDDEQMKEWLETSAVAVNDTLVSTRDFVLKDGDKVALLPPVCGG
- a CDS encoding molybdopterin synthase catalytic subunit — its product is MLYLYDGSLDVPTILKDWYEQEVTSNYGAYIPFVGTVRSENEIDGLSFDIYEPILKKWFNSWQEKAKVKGAIIKMAHSRGDVMLHESSYIAAVFSPKRRVALEFIDEFVEDFKASAPIWKYDLKDGQRIYAKDRSTAIKGSGILK
- a CDS encoding molybdopterin molybdotransferase MoeA encodes the protein MKLLSYETSQTMLDLLDVGSLRTENLPLSSSLGRILAEDIVAEFNDPQFPTASMDGYALKHEDLDEDSILILGDNPAGHNETRIVNSGECIKTFTGSKMPEGADTLIQIENVSVNDGKIIIDEKVSFGSSVRPIGEAYKAGDILIQKGTKVGFAEIGVMAGLNCVMVKVALKPRVAVISTGSEILDLGEQSDNPAQIRSSNNYTLCALFEQAGAQTIQLGVAPDDKESIMQTFENALSSADILISTGGVSVGDYDFVKDIIPRLGAEIVYKGVAIKPGKHIIVAQRNGKFILALPGFAYSSTVTSILYGLPLVSKMLGTKEAYKKIEAKLSEDFTKRSRLSEFTACNVELIDGEYFVNFKDKKIGSSAILTNLLNSSALMITSEDDGDLEKGTFVSVILLDAF
- a CDS encoding ribonuclease HII, whose protein sequence is MLCGIDEAGRGPIAGDLVIAGCILNSPVDGLNDSKKLTEKKRESLFELIIKASSYHIVKFSAQSIDADGISKCLASGLREIMKNLKCEEYLFDGNTTFGVEGLSTMVKADGEIAEVSAASILAKVTHDRDILKEALKYPEYHFEKHKGYGTKLHIEMIKKHGYCEIHRRSYKLKALEATLF
- a CDS encoding ATP-binding protein codes for the protein MEILLEEFYKTDINLEKFHDRKIFIGEKSYQINGITKSGKSILVKNYLLSLKKNSYLYIDCSDIRIQTDKLNSSLTSFCNKNRIDVLVLDNYIPSIKFVNVSQLIITSEIHYKFDMLKTLQLFPLDYEEFLAYEHKYDSSALNHFFQLGGFPIMHKIYSDERNIYLQKTLKYSLQEMEFDILCFCAKMMSQKVSAFTIYERLKHIRKISKDKLYKSFDTLHKKNYIHLLEKANHPKATKKVYLCDISLKSALSLDKHFGRLFENMIYLELLKSGVESFYEDGIDFYLPSNDEIILGMPFADERTLFKKMEAIEAFIFSYGIKKVTAVTMNREGSVNHPFSKVEMLPFDIWVLGD
- a CDS encoding GLUG motif-containing protein yields the protein MKFNSDYKSRFRILKGGKIALVISVMIGGATISMASPSGGVVTTGSATISQVGNTTNINQSTSKATINWNTFNVAHNETVNFNQPSINSITLNRVIGNERSIINGALNANGQVWILNSNGVLFGNTAKINTSGLLVTTKNLSDTDFNTNNYSFKGDSTNSVINLGTIDISNKGYASLIAKSVKNEGTITATKGTIHLVGANEVSINLNGNSMLNLTIDKGVLDAIVQNSGSLYANAGEVYLTTNAVNDLLKGVVNNTGIIEAQSLGDLKGKIELFAHGGEVQVGGTLKAKDGFIETSGKDFTIAENTIIQTGLWLIDPTNITINAALASTLQTQLASGDALVTTSSGNADAGDINVNSSIAWSTNTLTLRADNDININATLNASSTAGLALEYAQTTPTGTYNISASVNLASTGSFSTKHAGDAVKNYTIINSLGVAGSTTRTDLQGINGNLSGNYVLGSNIDASTTSTWNAGKGWNPLGNFGTRFTGTFDGLGHSISNLYINRASTHYIGLFGYADTGATVTNIGLVDVDITGRDWVGGLVGENDGTLSRSYSTGIVSGAFYTGGLVGENDGTLSRSYSTGSVSGNFFVGGLVGTNSGTLSRSYSTGSVSGTDSTGGLVGANHGTISKSYSTGSVSGTVSVGGLVGMNRGTISKSYSTGRVSGTEYDYTGGLVGEKMGGTTTNSYWDTQTSGQATSAGGTGKTTVQMKDPNTYVGWDKTIWDLAGVQTQGYGIGLPYLLNVTQVSHRPTRKTLFKSGFGTNANPYGITNWEQLNNIRNVLSNNFYFNLLNNINSSTLNYNTYASSSANAGKGWNPLGNRSTKFKGKFNGLGNSISNLYIDRANTDFIGLFGHVDTGTTITKLGLVDADIKGRNYVGGLVGANYGTISNSYSTGRVSGNYTTGGLVGLNVGTISNSYSTGSVSGAASIGGLVGYNDRGTISNSYSTRSVSGAASIGGLVGYNDRGTISNSYSTGSVSGTARVGGLVGYTFSGTTTNSFWDTQTSGQATSAGGTGKTTAQMKDTQTFLDAGWDLDTVWGRDAANVINGGYLYLRALTKATNTPNPIINGIVASITNGSVLQVRPQLASLASIVVFGNTKALVIAPQNQASKPISMRELRRLNNIKGDLRTKVYEDSSLLLVNSGIQLPKGVQQMFFLPKDNEL